The following are from one region of the Geothermobacter ehrlichii genome:
- a CDS encoding roadblock/LC7 domain-containing protein encodes MDTRKASASERFARRISQIDGVASFVLVRRDGRVITHNLDDPDDLAALTTLCGLQADSIARALGFSQIDTLMLRRKEKEHLALFKLDRYFLGIIQRPDSDSEKLAQDVRSFLATLKPRTPRN; translated from the coding sequence ATGGACACGCGGAAAGCTTCGGCAAGTGAGCGCTTCGCCCGCCGCATCAGCCAGATCGACGGCGTCGCCTCCTTTGTTCTGGTACGGCGGGACGGCCGGGTCATCACCCACAATCTGGACGATCCGGACGACCTGGCGGCCCTGACCACCCTCTGCGGGTTGCAGGCCGACAGCATCGCCCGGGCCCTCGGCTTCAGCCAAATCGACACCCTCATGCTCAGACGCAAGGAAAAGGAGCATCTCGCCCTGTTCAAGCTCGACAGATACTTTCTCGGCATCATCCAACGGCCTGACAGCGACAGTGAGAAACTGGCGCAGGATGTCCGCAGCTTTCTCGCCACCCTCAAACCCCGGACCCCCAGGAACTGA
- a CDS encoding DUF4388 domain-containing protein: MKHILLVDDEKPFLLSLKDGLLATGKGYRLFLAGNGREALQILSGEKIDLLVTDLKLPVMDGFQLLAHVSRSYPTLPVIVMTAFGTPEIEERLSSHSSLHYLEKPLDIDLLAETIDRALTATGRSYIKGISLSTFLQLIHMEKKTCTLKVHSRGRAGYLYLRGGELIDADTKDRSGEQAALQIVAWDEAEIEMDDICRRQQKRVDASLEFILMEAFRLKDEAARNAAETGGETPESPTQDASNETRRLDALTRALQEHPGIREYAVFDGHNFLERHSSPPCSITHLDPSYYLSICSEMKNLFACGNLRYMLIQGDGGKTILFAHPPYRVATSLQPGAKPARVFAELKSTLAHEA; this comes from the coding sequence AAAGGGCTACCGGCTGTTTCTGGCCGGCAACGGGCGGGAAGCCCTGCAGATATTGAGCGGCGAAAAGATCGATCTGCTGGTCACCGACCTCAAGCTGCCGGTGATGGACGGCTTTCAGCTTCTGGCCCATGTTTCCCGAAGCTATCCGACCTTGCCGGTCATCGTCATGACCGCTTTCGGCACGCCGGAAATCGAGGAGCGCCTCTCCAGCCATTCGAGCCTGCACTACCTGGAGAAACCCCTCGACATCGACCTGCTGGCCGAAACCATCGACCGGGCGCTGACCGCAACCGGCCGGAGCTACATCAAGGGCATCTCGCTGTCGACCTTTCTCCAGCTCATCCACATGGAGAAGAAGACCTGTACCCTCAAGGTCCACAGCCGCGGACGTGCCGGCTATCTCTATCTGCGCGGCGGCGAACTGATCGACGCCGATACGAAAGACCGGAGCGGGGAACAGGCGGCACTGCAGATCGTGGCCTGGGACGAGGCCGAAATCGAGATGGACGACATCTGCCGGAGGCAGCAGAAACGGGTCGATGCGTCACTCGAGTTCATCCTCATGGAAGCCTTCCGCCTGAAGGACGAGGCGGCAAGGAATGCCGCAGAAACCGGCGGAGAAACGCCCGAGAGCCCAACGCAAGACGCCAGCAACGAAACCCGTCGGCTCGATGCGTTGACCCGGGCACTGCAGGAGCATCCGGGCATCAGGGAATACGCCGTTTTCGACGGGCACAACTTTCTCGAACGGCACAGTTCGCCCCCCTGCTCCATCACCCATCTCGATCCGTCCTACTACCTGAGCATCTGCTCGGAGATGAAAAATCTCTTCGCCTGCGGCAACCTGCGTTACATGCTCATCCAAGGCGACGGCGGCAAGACCATCCTTTTCGCCCACCCGCCCTACAGGGTGGCGACCAGTCTGCAGCCCGGGGCCAAACCGGCCCGAGTCTTCGCCGAACTGAAATCAACGCTGGCCCACGAGGCCTGA